The following are encoded together in the Cololabis saira isolate AMF1-May2022 chromosome 5, fColSai1.1, whole genome shotgun sequence genome:
- the LOC133444573 gene encoding mannose-binding protein C-like, giving the protein MRLYLLSCVFCLLAAKASSQPSYLNCNNDDEEGSGTNCVDIKALQERLAKLELAINYPFVRRVGRKYFVSNKKRDRFQTAVEFCSQRGLELALPQNQEENSALTEVFGDAFKTVWINVSRKKAEGNFKVDMNNRTLIFTKWGRGQPDTSIRDTGCTMVGENGLWNVTQECFLNAFVVCQL; this is encoded by the exons ATGAGACTTTATCTTCTGTCCTGTGTCTTTTGCCTTCTGGCTGCTAAAGCTTCCAGTCAGCCTTCGTATTTGAACTGCAACAATGATGATGAGGAAGGAAGTG GTACTAACTGTGTGGACATCAAGGCATTGCAGGAACGCCTTGCCAAGCTGGAGCTGG CTATAAACTATCCATTTGTCCGGAGGGTTGGGCGGAAATACTTTGTGTCCAACAAGAAAAGGGACCGTTTTCAGACGGCCGTGGAGTTCTGCTCCCAGCGAGGTTTGGAGCTGGCCCTGCCCCAGAACCAGGAGGAGAACAGCGCGCTCACTGAGGTGTTTGGAGATGCGTTCAAAACAGTCTGGATCAACGTCAGCCGGAAGAAGGCAGAGGGCAATTTTAAAGTCGATATGAacaatcgaactctgatctttACCAAATGGGGACGAGGGCAGCCAGACACGTCCATCCGAGATACTGGCTGCACCATGGTGGGAGAAAATGGGCTCTGGAATGTGACGCAGGAATGTTTCCTGAATGCCTTCGTAGTTTGTCAATTGTAA